TTGGTGGTGCAATTACAACAGTATTGGTTTATTGGCTCGGAACGAACAAATTTGGTACTTCCGTGACCATTATGCTCTTGGCTGGTGTCGCAATCAGTGCCCTTTCTGGTGCCGCTATTGGTTTTATGAACTTTATCGCCGATGACCAAATGCTTCGCGACCTTACGCTTTGGTCGATGGGATCTTTAGCAGGAGCAAACTGGTCTGGTATTGGCCTAGCAGCAGTGACGCTCGTGATTCTTCTTTTTTGGTTCCAGAAAAAAGCAATGTCACTTAACGCGCTACTTTTAGGTGAATCCGAAGCAAGGCACTTGGGTGTGCCCGTGCAAAAGCTTAAGCGTCAGTTGATATTACTTTCTGCTGTCGGCGTTGGTATTACGGTAAGTATTTGTGGTGCCATCGGCTTTATCGGCCTCGTCATTCCTCATTTAGGAAGAATGTTAGCTGGGCCTGACCATAGAACCTTACTACCAATCTCAGCACTGATGGGAGCCTTGCTATTAACCGCTGCGGACATGTTCGCACGAGTTGTTGTTACTCCAGCTGAACTGCCTGTAGGTATCGTAACTGCACTTATTGGTGCGCCGTTCTTTATCTACTTATTGTTCCAACAAAAAG
This portion of the Vibrio hyugaensis genome encodes:
- a CDS encoding FecCD family ABC transporter permease translates to MLLRRIPLSTILLALSGILAFIAVASITVGPMNISFADSLRSLSGAGSDLAPHIQLVINEIRLPRTILCMFIGAILAICGVVMQGLFRNPLAEPGIIGVSAGAALGGAFAIVVFADFSQNYPQLMNLAALPFFAFLGGAITTVLVYWLGTNKFGTSVTIMLLAGVAISALSGAAIGFMNFIADDQMLRDLTLWSMGSLAGANWSGIGLAAVTLVILLFWFQKKAMSLNALLLGESEARHLGVPVQKLKRQLILLSAVGVGITVSICGAIGFIGLVIPHLGRMLAGPDHRTLLPISALMGALLLTAADMFARVVVTPAELPVGIVTALIGAPFFIYLLFQQKGKIL